ACGCCAACAGTATCTACTCGGTGGTGAGGGTGAGGGTTGAGCATGTGTTCGGGGCACAGAGCAACGACATGGGAGGGAGACTTCTAAGGAGCGTAGGGATAGTGAGGGCCAGGGCGCACATAGGTCTTAAGAATCTTGCGTACAACATGCGGCGGCTGGTTTATCTTGAGGGAGCGGCGTAGGCAGAAATGGGGTGAGAGGTGGTCATGAAACGGAGAGAATTGCTTCTTATGGCATGAAAAACGGCTTTGCATGACGAAAAACCCCTTGGTTGAAAGGGAAAACGGGAAGTTGTCCGCAATCTTGAGCCGCAAATCAATTTTTAGAAGTGCCCTCTATACTAATAAGACTTGTCAGACAAGGTCTTCCCCACCGTCAACCCCTATCACGTTACCCGTGATCCAGGAGGCATCGTCAAGAGAAAGAAGCGCGATGGCCTTTGCCACGTCTTCTGGTGTCGTCAGCCTTCCCGACGGGTTTGCCCTGAGAGCATGTTCGATGAGCTTCTCGTTTCCCGGAATCTTCCTCAGCGCGGGAGTGTCCGTTACTCCTGCCATTATTGAATTAGCGGTGATACCGCTGGGGGCGAGCTCAACGGCGAGCTGGCGTATGTGGGCCTCTATGGCCGCCTTGGCGGCCGATACGGCGCCGTAAGTAGGCCATACCCTGTGGCTTCCCGAACTCGTCATGGCGAATATTCTCCCGCCTTCTCCCATTATCCCTTCCATAACAAGATCCTGCGCCCAGTAAACGATGCTGTGGGCCATGACGTCCAGAGTCATGTCAATGTTCTTGGTGTTAAGAACGTCTCTGCGTTCATCCGCAACGTAGCGCTTCAGCGTCCCGAAGGCGACTGAATGTATCATCACCTTTACCTGGGAGCCGTCCTGCCGCACCACGTCCTTCATGTCCGCAATGACCTCCTGTCTTTTCTGTGCGTCGGCCACGTTTACGTTATAGAACTTCACTTCGCTTCCCGTAGCCTTTATCTCCTCAACTATGCCCTCTACCTTAGCCATGGTGCCCCTTCGGTCAAGGTGCACGCCGAAAATATTCATTCCACGGCGCGCAAGCTCAAGACTGCAGGCCTCCCCAAAGCCGCTTGAAGAACCGAGCACCAGAGCCCAGCTGCCTTTAATGGAATTCTCAAACAATTTATGCTACCTCTCTGGATATCGATTTCAGGAAGTGGAATCGTACACGATTTCCCCTCCTTTTTCTAAACACCATGGATCAGCTTAATCCCTCGTCCGTCTCCTTGCCGGAAGAAACCACGTATTCCGAGAGTTCGGACCTCTCTGAGAAATCTGGGGGAAGTTCCTTTGAGGTTTTTATTCCTAACTCCCTGAGATCCAAGGCTCTTTTAACGAGGTTGCCCTTGCCGTCGCGAAGGCTGCTCATCGCCTTCTGATAAGCATGGTCGGACTGTTCTATGCGCTTTCCGACTTCTTCAAGATGCTCAGTGAAAGTCACGAACTTGTCATACATCCTGCCGGCGCTTTCGGCTATTTCCCTGGCGTTTGCGTTCTGGTACTCAAACTGCCAGATGCTGTGTATTGTTCTAAGCGTCGCGAGAAGAGTCGAGGGGCAGACGATTATCACGTTCTTCTCGAAAGCCTCAGAGTAAAGATCCCTCTCGGTCTCTATGGCCAGCATGAAAGCGGATTCAAGCGGAACGAACATTAAAACGTAGTTAAGGCTCGTGATTCCGGGAATATCCTCGTATGCCTTGGAACTGAGTTCCTTTATGTGGTTTCGAAACGAGAGAACATGCTGCCTGAGGTAATCCCCCCTCTCCTCCTCATTCTCGCAGGACATGTATCTCTCGTAAGCGGTGAGCGAGACCTTGGAGTCGATTACGACGTCTTTTCCCTCGGGAAGATGAACTATCACGTCGGGTCTCAGCGTGTTTCCGTCCCCACCTGTGTAGCTCGGCTGTGAGTGATACTCCCTGCCTTCGGAGAGGCCCGACATCTCAAGGGCCCTCTCAAGCACTATTTCTCCCCAGGCACCCTGGGTCTGCGACTCTCCCTTGAGGGCGGTGGTGAGGTTGACGGCTTCGCGGCTCATCTGCTCGCCCAGGTTCTTGAGGTTCTCTATGTGGGCCTTGAGGGATGCCCTGTCGCTGCTCGCATCCTTGTGGGTATCGGCGACCTTTTTCTCGAAATCCTTTATCTGCTCGCGGAGGGGGTTCAGGAGGGTTTCCATATCCGTCTTGTTCTTATCGGTGAATTTCCTGGTCGTATCCTCGAAAATCCTGTTTCCCAGGTTCTCAAACTCATCTCCGAGTCTTTTTTTCGCTTCATCCAGAATGGACAGCTTTTCCTCGAAACCCTTTCTTTCCTGCTCTATGGTGGTACCGAGCCTTGAGAGAAGACTTTCTTTTTCTGTAACCTGTGAAGTGAGTTCCCTCACCTGCCCTTCCAGCCCGGAAATCTTGGAATCACGGTCCAAAATGGCGGCTTGCTTTTCTCTTACGCTGGATTCAAGGGAGGCTTTCTCGGCGTTAAGAGCACCTGCAACTTCAACCGATTCTTTAAGCTCCCCTTCCAGTAGAGCACTCTTGCTCTTTGACTCTTCCAGTTCGGTTCTGATAAAAGACAACTCAGTTTCAACCGACTTTCTCTGGCCTTTTTCTCTGGTCAGATAGTAGAACAACGGAATAGCGACAATGGCGATCGCGCCCAGGTGGATAAGCAGGTCGGAGATATTCATGCCAGGTTTTATATTATAAATGATCGGGATTGATAATAAAAACCCTCGTATATATACTATACTAGACTAGCATATATACAGGAGTTAGAGCTATGAACACTTCCAAAAGCCATCATGTCTGGACTGTCGCCGAGGCCAAGGCGAAGCTTTCCGAAATATTGATGCTTGCCGAGACGGAAGGCCCGCAACGGATAGGAGTACGGAAATCCTTCATTTTGATACCCGCTAAGTTGTGGCAGGACAAAGAATCGCCCAAAAAGCCCATGGGTCAGTGGCTTCTTGAAAATATGTCCCAGGCAGGGGAGTTTGAAATCCCGCGCAACCGAGAGTCCAAACGCAAAATCCCCTTCATAGAGGACGGTGAGGAATGAGCGGTTACATTCTGGATACCAACGTTATATCGGAACTGACCAAAAAGCACTCTGATCCGAGAGTGTCAGCATTCATATCAATGCAGAAGAAACAGCTCTGGCTGTCGCCAGTCGTTCTGCATGAGCTTGAGTTCGGTCTGCAACTCCTTCCAGAGGGAAAGCGCCGTTTCGATTTGCATAGCCTCTTATCAGAGTTCGTCTCTGAATACGAAGACCGTATTCTGCCGCTGGCAAGAAAAGAAGCGGAGTGGGCAGCCCGGTTCAGGGCACAAGCCAAGAAGTCTGGTCGCGTGCTAGACTTGGGCGACGCGCTAATTGCGGGAACCGCAAAAACGCATGATCTCTCTGTAGCCACGCGAAACATCGGGGATTTTGCCGTAATTGACGTCAGGGTCGAAAACCCATGGGAATGAAGACTGTGTCGTCTGCGTTTTGCTGATAGAGTAATTTCAGATGAGGACAAACCGTAAGGTCTGCCGAATCAGCTTTTCATTTCCACAGACAGACGATAAAACGTTTTCCCTCCTCAACAAGGTCTGGAACCTTGTCATCATGAGTGATCATTGACCCTATAATCCGGTTGCGTACATCCGCCCCCGGACACTCCACTTAACCGTAGTCAGGATTTCCTTCAGCATTTCGTTTCTCGCCGGGCCCAGACTATCCTTGTCAGCCCTTGCGTATCCATAAAAACCATCTCCCGAAATTCCCAGAAAACCGCACTGCCTTTTGATGTTCTGAACCCAGAACCCGCATAGCGTCCCTTAATATATTTCCGTATTCCTTTACTCAAGAAACATTAAGAACATTTTTCAAAAAATTTACAGGAGGCTTCAAGTGACAAGACAAAACCTGTATGAGAAACCAGAGCTTGCGAAATTGAACGAAGCGGTCGGAAAAAGTGTGGAAGAAGACAAATATGTGTCGGAAGAGATTGTAGCCTTCCAGAAAAGCGCAGAAATAGTTTTCGACGCTGAAATAGAACAGAACCTTAAAAGTCTTGTCAGTGAATCCATATCAGAAAATACGCTTAAGGCTTACTTGGGGGTTCTGCGTCGGCTCAGTGAATTTGTGGATATTAACAACAAAACCATGTCCGTTGACTTACTGCTAGAGAGGCTGAGCGACCTGTCACTTGCCCGTTATATTGCGACACTGGAAACCAAAGGGAGAGCCCCGGCGACCGCCCAGATAGCAATAGCGGCTGTTTGCTATATGGCGAGACTCAGAGAACGCAAGTCCCCCGCGGGCAAACTCACAGACGCGGCAATGAGAGGATTCCGCCGCAGGTGCGCAGACAGGGGACGCGGTCAGGCCCGCGGCATTACATGGACACAGGCAGAAAAAATAGTTGCCGCATCCTTGAGCAATCCGGATTCACTGACGGGCATTCGGGACGCAGCCTTAATCTCGCTTATGTCGGATGCCATGCTTAGAATTTCCGAGACGGCGGCGTTGCTTGTCTCCGACATCACGGAAGAAGCTGACGGTTCCGGACGGATTAACATTCGCAGATCAAAAACAGACCAGGAAGGCAGAGGAACTGTTCTTTATCTCGGCCATCCTACAATGACGCGGATTAAAACGTGGCTGGAAGTTGCCAAGGTGAACAGCGGAGCCTTGTTCCGAAGGGTATCACGCGGAAACTTTCAGACATCCTGGGTCGGAGAAAAAGCACTGTCCTCTTTATCCATACGCCGCATTCTGAAAACCAGAGCAAAACAGGTCGGAATAGAAGGAGTGAGCGGCCATTCTCTGCGAGTCGGTCCGGTGAAAAGCATGGATATCGGCGGAGCCACCCTAGTTGATATGCAGATTGCGGGCCGCTGGAAATCGGCTCAAATGCCTGCCCAATACGCAAGATACCAGCTTGCGGAGCGCAACGCCGTCGCCCGACTGCGTTACGGAAAATAACAAACACTTATCGAGATATAACCCCGGTGCCGTAATACCAAGCAACGGGTATCGCCAACCCACTCTTTCATTTTCGCTGTTTTCGTTCCTTAACTGAAATTATGGAACGGAAACAACGAAAAGTCTTTCTGATACATATTGAGTTGAGGGTTTTGAAAATTAGGAGTTAATCGAATTGAAAGAGGAGCGGTTTGCTTCCAAATGCTTCCATTGGAGTAAAGCTTTGAATCTTTCGAGCGGATTTCCGCATCCATCTTTAATTCATTAACGAAATTAGCGCGGAAGTGTTTTTAAGAGTTCAAAAGATAATTTATTTAAGGAGGATTTACACATGAGATTACGTAATCTTTTTATGATTCTATTGTTATGCATGACAGTAGGAGTTTTTGGTGTGTCCTGCACCGGTGATGATGGAGCGCAGGGGCCACAGGGTGAGCAAGGACTTCAAGGCGAAAAGGGTGATCCTGGTGAAGTAACGGAAGCCGATATACCGGAAACTACCGGTTTCTATGACTTCCTGGAATCGTGGGGGGTTGAAGATGGGGAAGTGGGTTGTGGTGA
This region of Candidatus Dadabacteria bacterium genomic DNA includes:
- a CDS encoding transposase — protein: ANSIYSVVRVRVEHVFGAQSNDMGGRLLRSVGIVRARAHIGLKNLAYNMRRLVYLEGAA
- the rmuC gene encoding DNA recombination protein RmuC, which encodes MNISDLLIHLGAIAIVAIPLFYYLTREKGQRKSVETELSFIRTELEESKSKSALLEGELKESVEVAGALNAEKASLESSVREKQAAILDRDSKISGLEGQVRELTSQVTEKESLLSRLGTTIEQERKGFEEKLSILDEAKKRLGDEFENLGNRIFEDTTRKFTDKNKTDMETLLNPLREQIKDFEKKVADTHKDASSDRASLKAHIENLKNLGEQMSREAVNLTTALKGESQTQGAWGEIVLERALEMSGLSEGREYHSQPSYTGGDGNTLRPDVIVHLPEGKDVVIDSKVSLTAYERYMSCENEEERGDYLRQHVLSFRNHIKELSSKAYEDIPGITSLNYVLMFVPLESAFMLAIETERDLYSEAFEKNVIIVCPSTLLATLRTIHSIWQFEYQNANAREIAESAGRMYDKFVTFTEHLEEVGKRIEQSDHAYQKAMSSLRDGKGNLVKRALDLRELGIKTSKELPPDFSERSELSEYVVSSGKETDEGLS
- a CDS encoding tyrosine-type recombinase/integrase, which codes for MTRQNLYEKPELAKLNEAVGKSVEEDKYVSEEIVAFQKSAEIVFDAEIEQNLKSLVSESISENTLKAYLGVLRRLSEFVDINNKTMSVDLLLERLSDLSLARYIATLETKGRAPATAQIAIAAVCYMARLRERKSPAGKLTDAAMRGFRRRCADRGRGQARGITWTQAEKIVAASLSNPDSLTGIRDAALISLMSDAMLRISETAALLVSDITEEADGSGRINIRRSKTDQEGRGTVLYLGHPTMTRIKTWLEVAKVNSGALFRRVSRGNFQTSWVGEKALSSLSIRRILKTRAKQVGIEGVSGHSLRVGPVKSMDIGGATLVDMQIAGRWKSAQMPAQYARYQLAERNAVARLRYGK
- a CDS encoding SDR family oxidoreductase, translating into MFENSIKGSWALVLGSSSGFGEACSLELARRGMNIFGVHLDRRGTMAKVEGIVEEIKATGSEVKFYNVNVADAQKRQEVIADMKDVVRQDGSQVKVMIHSVAFGTLKRYVADERRDVLNTKNIDMTLDVMAHSIVYWAQDLVMEGIMGEGGRIFAMTSSGSHRVWPTYGAVSAAKAAIEAHIRQLAVELAPSGITANSIMAGVTDTPALRKIPGNEKLIEHALRANPSGRLTTPEDVAKAIALLSLDDASWITGNVIGVDGGEDLV
- a CDS encoding PIN domain-containing protein: MSGYILDTNVISELTKKHSDPRVSAFISMQKKQLWLSPVVLHELEFGLQLLPEGKRRFDLHSLLSEFVSEYEDRILPLARKEAEWAARFRAQAKKSGRVLDLGDALIAGTAKTHDLSVATRNIGDFAVIDVRVENPWE